The window GTTGAGCTAGCGAAACATCTGAGCTTTCCAAAAGAATAACCTTTACCTATCTGTCAAATTCTTGCTTGATATTGCAAGTTTATGTATAACTATCAGATCCTTTGCGGGGCTCAGGATGACAAAGGAAAGTGACATTCTCAGTGCACGGGGAGGCTATTCTGGATAATGCAGCTTTCTAAAAATTCATTCATGACCAGATCTACCACCTGCTGATTAAATAGCATATTTAGTGGCCGGATCACTCCAGGCACTTTGCCCTGCCGATGCTACTGCAGCAACTTTAAACCAGTATTTTGTACCACTTTCCAGATTCTTTATAGTAGCTCTGGACTTGGTAGAAATAATGGCAACACTCCAGCTTTCATCTTTGCTCAAGTCTGATGTAAGCTGTACTACATAACTCTTAGCACCTTTTACTGAATCCCAGGAAAGCTCTATTTCCTTTTCATTGGCTGCCACAGCCAGTAAGCCTTCCGGTGCTGAAGGAATTCCAGTAGGAGTCTTTGAAGCTTTTACGCTCATTCCCGCCAGCTTAATTTTGATTTCATCTCCCTTTGCTGTGCTTTCTACAAAAGCAGCCAGTTGA is drawn from Sporocytophaga myxococcoides and contains these coding sequences:
- a CDS encoding fibronectin type III domain-containing protein, encoding MTTAKKAKVKLNLRGSSVEEKLTLARQIVQALTANEQFPSPIPSLETVGSAIGELEKAHADVKLARQTVSTKYSILDDKSSELDAVLNQLAAFVESTAKGDEIKIKLAGMSVKASKTPTGIPSAPEGLLAVAANEKEIELSWDSVKGAKSYVVQLTSDLSKDESWSVAIISTKSRATIKNLESGTKYWFKVAAVASAGQSAWSDPATKYAI